CCCCCTTTTTTTTGATCTCTATCAATTATCAAAAACCCTGGATATAAACTATTTAACCTTTTTGTTTTCTCACTAACTCCTTTAGAAGTTAACTTTCCTTTTCTGTGCCATAGTATCTCTCCATCTTCACCAAGTACTGTTACAAAGTCTAGTTCTAACTCATTAGATACATCCTTTTCAAAACTTCTCTCCCATTTTTGTTCTCCAGTTATATTTCTTTTGCCCACCTTATAATATTTTCCCTCGCTATTAGAATAATAGATAGGTTTGTTTGATGAAACATTATCACCTATTGCGATAGAACCAAAATTTACTGAAAAAGCATCAAGTAACTCCCCTGTCTCATAGTCATGAACAGAAACTCCCTCACCTCCACGAGAACCCTTAATAGGACTGTCGCTATCATGATCATCACCGCCATAAAAATTTCCTTTAGCAATTAATTTGTAGTTTGTTTTTAAAAGTTGATAAATTCCTAGAAGGGGACTATTTCTGGCAATAGGGTGACTCCATAATATTTCGCCTGATGATATCTCAAGCTTAACAAGCGAAGGCTTACCAAAATCCAGAGGCAATACTGCTATATCATCCATTAATAATATCTCTGGTTCTATATGATAATCTTCGACGATGGGGTGAACTCCTTCTATCTCCCAAATTATTTCGCCTGTTTCAAAATTTATTAAAAATAATCTGTCATCTGAATATGTCAAAAGCCCCTGTGGAGTTAATTCAGCAAAAGAAGAACCTAAAGTATGGTCTTGTTCTAATGGTATTTCCCATACTTTATTTGCATCTGTAAGCTTGTTTGTTTCCTGATCAAAGCCCAGGTAGATAGCACTCAAATAAATACCAAAAGTCACTACAAATACTAAAATATACATTTTAAAAACTCTATATTTCAAATGCATTCCACCTTTTACTCTTTTTTATTATTATTTTCACTTCTTTTGTGTAATTATTTATAAAAAAATTACATTTTTTTATCATCAATTTGCAATATTTTATATATATTTTGTTAAGATTAGAATTGTTAAAGGGATAATTATAAATTTTCAAGGAGGGTTTAGCTTGATTACAAGAAAAAAATTAGTTGCTTTGCTTTGTATTTTATTACTTAGCACTGCAGCAATTTTTGTTGGAGTAGGTTGCGGTGAAGAAGAACCTATGGATGATTTAAAGGATGAAGAAGAACTACCTGAGGAAGACACAAAAGAAAAACCAGAAGATGCGCCTGATTTAGAGGATCCAGAAGAAGAAAACGACCTTAAAGAAGAAGAGGAAGATCTTTTTGAAGAGCCAGAAGATGAAAAAGACTTAAAAGAAAAAGAAGATGAACTAGAAGAAGAGCTTAAAGAAAAAGAAGAAAAGCTATTTGAAGAACCTGAAGAAGAAGATCTAGAAGAACCAGAAGGAGATCTAAAAGAGCCAGAAGAAGGAGAAAAGAAATTAGACGAAAAACTTGAAAAAGAATTAGAAGAACAACTTAATTAATTTTATTTTAAAAGCCCGATTCTATAATTTTGAATCGGGCTTTTAAAATATACTCTTCCATGACCTTCATTAAAATAGTACAATAGTAATTAAAGGATTTTATAAACTTCAGGGGGTCAAATAACAAATGTGGTCAATACTATTATTTTTATTGATATTTATCTTTGTAGGATGGGCAATAATGGTTACCTATAGCTTACATAATTTAGATACCAGGGTTAAAAACTTAGAAAATATACTTGAAAATATAAATAATGAAGTACAGAACAAAACAACTAAATCTCAAAACAACGATACTACTGAAGAATAATTATAATTCTTCCTTTTCTTTTTCTATATTATTTATTTCCCTCAAAATTTGGTTAGGCGCTATTCCTCCGTAAAATCTCATCGCCCCACCAACTGCTACGAGAGGAAGTGTATAACCATCTTCCATAAATTCCTTAACATCCGGTATCATTTCATGATCTTCAGTAACAATGTCAATAAAGGTAACTTCTACTTTTTCTTCGAGTCCTTCTTCAGCAAAAAACACCTCGAGTGCTGATGCTTCCTCGTCCATTGTAGGCACATCACCACATCCTCCTCCATCACAACCATCACAACCACTTTCTTCAGGAACTCTACCTTTAATTCCAAAGATTTCAACGCTTATTTTTTCCAATAACTTTCACCCCTATCTATGAACAATTTCAGTAACTAAACATTTATAATTAATACACTATTTATATAATCATAATAGAGTTTTTATGTCAAATAACTATTTTAATTTACTATTTCTTTTTTTATTAAACCAAAAGAAGGAAATGCCATACATTTTTGTAGAATCAGTAAATAGTTATATTATATGAGAAAGTGTCAAAAAATTACTAGGGGGTGTACTTATTGAAACATGAAAATAAAAAGTTTATCCTTGTGTTAACTGTCTTAATTTTATCTGTTATTTTACAATTTTCATTTCAACCATTTGCAGTTAATGCACATTCTTCATTATCTTCAGGAGAAGTTATTAATGTAGCTTCAAATCAAGCCACTGATAATGAAGAAGCAAGCGCACTACCAATGTACATTATTCTTGCAGTATTATTTATAGGTTCTTTTATTGTTAGGGTGTTATATTATCAAAGTAAAAAATAGTAATATAAATAACATCAAGCAATATTTAAATATTTCATTTTGAGGGAGCAGTCAACATGAGTATATTAAGTTTAGTTCTGTCCGGTATTATAATCTTAAATATAGTTTTTATATTTTTTCTAATTTTCTTTGATAGAAAAGATCCTGCCTCAACCTGGGCTTGGATATTAATTTTGAGCCTCTTGCCAGTTGTAGGCTTTATCCTTTATTTACTCCTTGGATTAACTCCTAGGAAAAAACGAATTTTCACAAGAAAAGCTAGGCAGGATAGAATCAAAAAGCACGACTTAATAAAAGGAACGCCTGATTATGAGGTATGGGAAGTTCCTGAAGAAGACCTAAACAAAGTAATACAGATTGATTTCGCCCATGAACAGATAGTATACTCAAAAAACAACCATATAGACATTTTTGTCAGTGGAAATAAAAAGTTTCGTTCTCTATTCAAAGATATTAGAGAAGCAAAACATCACATTCATATAAGCTATTATATTATTAGAAATGATAAACTAAGCAGAAGACTTCTTAAAGTTTTGACTGACAAAGCAAGAGAAGGGGTAAAAGTAAGGATTTTATATGATAGCATAGGGGCAAGACAACTCCCCAAAGATTTTTTTAATGTCTTCAAACTAGCAGGAGGCCAAGTCGCCCGCTTTTTCCCTTCCTATTTGGATATAAATAACAGAAACCACAGAAAAATAGTTGTTATTGATGGCAAAATAGGGTATACAGGCGGGTTTAATATCGGAAAAGAATACATTAGTCTAGACAAAACCTTTGGCTTTTGGAGAGATACTCACATAAAAATAACCGGAGAAGCAGCCAAATCCCTGCAAGAAAGATTTTTACTCGATTGGAATTTTGCTTCTAACGAAGATTTAATATCGCATGAATTATATTATCCATCCTTACCATATTACGGCAGATCCGGTGTACAAATCGTAGCAAGCGGGCCTGATAGCTCCTGGGAAGAAGTCAAAGCATTTTTCTTAAAAATGATCTACATGGCCAAGGAGTCTATATATATTCAAACCCCGTATTTCGTTCCTGACGAAAGCCTTTTAGAAGCTTTGAAGATCGCTTCTATCTCAGGTGTAGATGTTAGAATAATGGTTCCAAATAAACCAGATCATATGTTTGTATACCCAGCCAATCACTGTTACGGTGGATTGATGCTCGAAGTTGGTGCCAAATGGTACATGTATGAAAATGGTTTTTTGCACAGCAAAATGATTATAGTGGACGGCAAAATTGCTTCTGTAGGAACCTCCAATATGGACGTTAGAAGTTTTAAGTTAAATTTCGAAATTAATGCTTTTATATACGATCCTTTAGTTGCCATAAAACTAAGAAGAATCTTTATGAAAGATTTAAAATATTCAAGAGAAATAACTAAAGAATTTTATGACAAAAGAGGCATTGCTATGAAAGCTAAAGAGTCAATTGCTCATCTTATATCTCCAATACTCTAAAATACTCTAAAGTATATTAATCTCATCTTTCTTCATCAGTTTAACAAACACCTTTGCTAGTTCAGGATCAAATTGGCTCCCAGCACATTTTGATATTTCGTTTAATGCTTCTTTGTTTGAAATGGCCTTTTTGTATGATCTATCATTAGTCATAACATCGTAGGCATCTACTATAGATATGATTCTTGACAAATAGGGTATCTCTTTTTCTTTCAAACCACGGGGATAACCTTTACCATCCCAACGCTCATGGTGGGATAATATTTCCTCTGCAACATGAGCAAGGTTCTCTGTAGACCGTGTTATGCGCCATCCAATTTCCGGGTGTTCCTTTATTTTTTCCCACTCTTCATCAGTTAATTTGCCAGGCTTTTTTAATATACTTTCTGATATTACTACTTTTCCTATATCATGTAATGTTGCAATCAAAGATAGTCTTTCAAGTTCAACCTCAGCTAAACCCAATTCCTCTCCAAAATGAAAGCTAATACTCGTCATTCTTAAAGCATGTTTTTCAGTCTCATCACTTTTGTTTCTCAAATTTTTAAGTAAAGCCTGAATAATATCTTTTTTGACACTATCATTTTCCTCAAATTTATTTTTATACATTTTATCTTCTGCTTCTTTAAACACATCATCAAAGGGTTTACTTGAGGTTGATTTGACTGCATAACCTATGGCCACTCTTACAGGAACAGTTTCAACTATAGATTTACTTGCAGCATCCTTAATTTTTCTTGTGACTTTCTCCACATATTTTTCATCTGAGTTTGGAAAAAGCAATACAAATTCATCCCCTCCCCAGCGGATAATAGCTCCGGCATCGTCACAGGCATTTGTAAGTATTTTAGCCACACATATTAACAAGTTATCTCCAGCCTGATGCCCAAAGGTATCATTAACCAACTTGAGCCCATTAACATCAATAACTACTACACTCAGCGGAAAATTCTCTTCCACATCAATACGCTTTATTTCTTCCTCTAAGTAAGCACGATTATGAAGGTTTGTCAAAGTATCATGATAGCTTAAATGTGCCATTTTTTCTTCCTGTTTCTTTTTTTCAGTTATATCAGATATTATTGTAAGGATTGATAACTTGCCCTGATAATGTATAGTAAAAAGACTTACCTCTATCCATTTAACTGCTTTTTTTGTTTTTATCTGAAATTCAAAGCTTTCGGGTTTTTCTACTTCATATAAGAGGGAAGGGTTATTAATAATCTCCTTTATTTGATGCTGTTTTATTTGGTCAGAACCTGAATCGGATATGAGATTCATAAAAGGTTTATCGGTAATTTTTTCTCTATTTTTATTAAATATCACAGCCATAGATAGATTAGAATAAGCCACGTACCCATCCTGAATTATACATATACCAGCAGAACTATTTTGAGACAGCGTCTGGTAACGTTTTTCTGATTCAAGAGATAACTCCCTTATCTTGAATAGATTTTTTAGCCTTATTTCAAGCTCCTGCTTTTTTATAGGTATATTAATGAATTCATCTATCTGCTCTAATATGTCATCAGTCAGATGATTTTTTTCTTCATTAGATACCAATATTAGAACAGGCATAAATATAGGATTTGCCTTACTTTTCATCTCTCTTATTTGCCCTTGATTATTAATAAAACCTATATAATCAGATATAATTAAATCAACCTTTTGATCCTTCAGAGACTTGTTTTCTTCAGGCATAATAACTTCATAATTTTTTTCTTTTTCCAAAAAGTCTTTTAAAATATTTTGATTTTGTCTATGATTCAATATTAATATTATCCTTTTCATTATTTATCAACCTTTCTCAGTAGTCCCCATCTTTGTGATCAATTTTATCCTCAACAAACTCTAGATTACCAGTCAGCATCCCCTGTATTTTCGAGAGTGGTGTTCCTACTTTCAAACCATATTTGGTTATATCAAGTTCTCTTAAATTCTTTTCAAAGTCACCCATTCTTTTCTTGAGTATTCCTATAGCTTTTCTTAATTCACCTTTTATTTCAAGATAGCGAAGAAAAATTATATTATCTGCAATATGACTTATACCATATTCAGAAACTTTTAGATCACCTGTAATATTATGAACTTCATTAGTCAAAATCAAAGTAACTCCCATATTTTTCAAGTATGCAGATAAAGAATGAAGATGTCTAAGCATTTTTTTGTCCCCACCTTCATCTGCTCCAAAGGAAACCAGATATCCTGAAATACCATCAAGCATCACAATATCAGCCCCTGTCCCCTCCACTCTATTTCTTACAAGATATGAGAATTCATCAGGAGTATAGTCAAGAGGATTTATTTTGTCAATAAACAGTTTTTCCTTCTCTATCATCTTTCTAATTGGTATATTTATTGCTTCACATCTGTTTATTAAAGACTCTTGATTTTCTTCAAAGGTATATATCACTGAACATTCGCCTCTACCAGAAGCTTCTTTCAAAAATTGAGTTCCTAAAGTTGTTTTACCAACACCTGTAGGCCCACTAATTAAAGTAGTGGTTCCTTTTTCAACCCCTCCACCCAACAGCTCATCTAGTTCAGGTATCCCTGAAGAAATAGTTTCGAAGGTAAAATCTTTCACGCTTTCTCTTGGATCTAATTTTGGAAATATTATCATTCCATCCCCTTTAAGTCTAAAAGAATGTGACCCATATTGAAAATCAGAACCTCTAAATTTGACAACCCTTATACCTCGCTCTTCCCCACTAAATTCAAGATCAATAACTCCATCTGACATAAACTGCAAATCATCATCATTAACAGCATTACTTGCCTCCGACAACATTAACATTGTGCCACCCTTACCTGTAGCAAGCTTTATTAAAGATACAATCTGCTTTCTAAACTGATACACATCCGGAGATACAAATCTAAGTTGAGTTATACCATCTATAAGTATCCTATTTGGATTTACTGCATTTATTTTTTCGGATATCTTTTGCAGTATAGGTAAGTTTTCTACTTCATCTGAACTAAATATATTATAACTCATATCATCACCTGCAAAATCCGACGATGGGGTTAAATCAAGAAAATTTATGTTATCCATGTCAAGACCTTTCTTAACGCCGTCACCACGTATTTTACTCTCTGGTTCTGACAAAGTAATAAATAACGTATTTTCACCATTAGAGGCCCCATCATACAAAAATTGAAGCCCTAGAGTGGTTTTTCCCGTTCCGGGCCCCCCTCTTACTAAATAAGCACTTTCTGAAATAAATCCGCCTTTTAATACTTGATCAAGACCTGCCACACCACTAGGAATTCTAGTTTCACTCATGTATTTCCCTCCTTGTCCACTAAGAGCAAAATGTTAATTAAGTAACTTTGCTATCTAATCAAGTCTTTGCACAAGAATCAATATATTTATATTAATATTATATAATTAAAAGTTATATAATAAAATCTTAATTTCCTCTTTTATTTTACTAAAAGTTAAAATTTCTACCTTTTAGAAGGAATTCCAACATTATTCATTGTATTTAAATATAAAGAATAAAATTTTAGGAAAAATAGGAGTGAAAAATATGACAGATGATAACCAAAATTCAAATAACAATACTTCTAATAACGAAGACGCCCCACAAAAAGAAATAGTTAGAGAAGTAGTCGTGGAAAAAAGAGAAGACAACTCTCTCGGAATAGTCGCCCTTGTCACCGGTATACTGGCCCTTGTAACCTCTTTTTGCTGTCCATTTATCGACATTATACTGGCAATAATAGCGATAGTAACAGGTATAATAGCGCACAAAAATGATCAGCAGTACGGCCTAGCTGGAATTATCCTTGGAGCTGTTGCAATCTTGATATGGTTCTTAGCAATAGTAGGAGTGGGTTTTATTGCAATCCTTGAAGGGCTATAAAGATATAAAACTAAAAAATTTAAATCTAGTCAGAGTTTTAGAGTTTTTTCTTGTATTTTTGTTTTTCACTATGTTTATCATTGCGGTATTATACGTAACTAATACAATGACTTTTCCCTGGTATGACACATGTAATATAAGAAGCAGTACAGGGTTATTATGTCCAACCTGCGGCGGGACTACTGCTACTGCAGCCTTGTTAAATGGAGACCTCTTACAAGCACTAAAGAGTAATTTTTTTGTAATATTATCATATCCTGTACTAATGTATTATGGTTTCAAAAGCACTTACTATGTCTTATCGGGAGATACTCTTGCTAATCTGAGAATAAACACAAAGTTTATCTTTTTCTGGATAGCTCTGATGGTGATTTTTACTGTTTTTCGAAATATATAGATTTTGGTACAATATGACTTTTTGCACCAGAATTATATCGAATTTTTATAGGAAAGGTGAATTCTTTTGACTACCTTACTGGAGATAAATCTTAAGACAAAAAGTATTCAAAAAAAGAATATTGAATCTTCAAGAAAAAAATACATAGGGGGACTTGGGATAAATACAAAGCTTCTTTATGATCTTGTATCACCTAATGATGACCCTCTATCCCCTGGTAATGTCCTAATCTTTGGAGCTGGTTCTCTTGTTGGCAGTAAGCTGCCCACCGCCTGCAGGACAGAAGTGACTGCCAAGTCTCCTCTAAGCGGACTTTTTGGCACTGCTAATGCCGGAAGCAAGTGGGGCTATAACCTCCACTGTGCTGGAATAGACCATGTTCTTATTAAGGAAAAATCAAAAACACCTATATACCTAGTAATAGATAACGAAAAAGTTTATCTTGAAGATGCCAAAGATGTCTGGGGTTTTGATACCTACGAAGGAACCGATAAGCTCAAAAAAAAGCATGGAAAAGACTTTAGTATAGCCATTATTGGGCCAGCAGGGGAAAATCAAATAAGATATGCCTCCATCCAAAATGACTATCACGCTAGTTGGGGAAGGACTGGAATGGGGGCCGTAATGGGCAGTAAAAATTTGAAGGCTGTTATAGTGCGCGGCAATAATACGCCTGAAGCCAAGCACCCAGCTAACTTAAAAGAACTAAAAAAAGAAGCGCACAGAAGAATAAAAAATGAACCGACTTTTGGACCCACTAGAAAATACGGAAGTATGATAACTTCAGACCCCTTTAATGATATAGGTGCCTTGCCTGGCTATAATTTTGACAGTGGTTCTATAGAAGATTGGAGTAATCATCTTGGCAGGAAAATATATGACACTAAGTACAAAGAAAAAGACTTAGCCTGTCATTCTTGTCCTGTTGCTTGTGCTCACTTGACAAAAGTAACAGAAAAGGAACTCAACAACCCCACCACAGATTATCAATCTAAAGAGATTAAAGGTAATAAAGGTATGGAAATAACTTTTGCTATGGAATTTGGGGCTAAGCTTGGCCTAAAAGAAATCCCTGAAATACTCAAGTGCGTTGAGCTATGTGATAGATATGGGATGGATGTTGTATCTAGCGCAGGAAGTGTAGCATATTTTATAACCTCTTTTAAAGCAGGGCATTTCAAGAATGTAAATATAAATTTCACTCCTGAATGGGGAGATTATAACAGTATCTGGAATTTAATTAATATGATAGGCAAAAGAGAAGGAATTGGAGATTTGCTAGCTGAAGGTGTCAAAAGGGCCTGTCAAAAATATCCTGAGACTGAGAAGTTTGCTTATCATGTAAAAGGAGTAGAGCTTCCCGGCAGAGACCCTAGAGCCAAAATGGATGTTTGGTCCCTTGGTTATCTTACAAGCACCCGGGGCGGAGATCATCTAAGGGCCCGCTCCCCCGTCGAAAACCTAAAAAAAGGACTAATAGATTACAAAACTGAAGAACTAGGAGTTACCAGAGAACATATTGAAAATGAACTTGATATGCCAAAAAAATTAAAAGATAAAATATTTGGAACTCCTCCCACTGGAGTTGATATTCCTGCCATGACAGTATATGCAGAAAATCTTATAACCATTATCAATTCAGTTGGCTTTTGTATAAGACCACCAATCCTTCGTTCTTTAGGGCCAGATTTTTATGCCCGTGCTATGAATGCTTTTCA
The Natranaerofaba carboxydovora genome window above contains:
- the cls gene encoding cardiolipin synthase translates to MSILSLVLSGIIILNIVFIFFLIFFDRKDPASTWAWILILSLLPVVGFILYLLLGLTPRKKRIFTRKARQDRIKKHDLIKGTPDYEVWEVPEEDLNKVIQIDFAHEQIVYSKNNHIDIFVSGNKKFRSLFKDIREAKHHIHISYYIIRNDKLSRRLLKVLTDKAREGVKVRILYDSIGARQLPKDFFNVFKLAGGQVARFFPSYLDINNRNHRKIVVIDGKIGYTGGFNIGKEYISLDKTFGFWRDTHIKITGEAAKSLQERFLLDWNFASNEDLISHELYYPSLPYYGRSGVQIVASGPDSSWEEVKAFFLKMIYMAKESIYIQTPYFVPDESLLEALKIASISGVDVRIMVPNKPDHMFVYPANHCYGGLMLEVGAKWYMYENGFLHSKMIIVDGKIASVGTSNMDVRSFKLNFEINAFIYDPLVAIKLRRIFMKDLKYSREITKEFYDKRGIAMKAKESIAHLISPIL
- a CDS encoding HD domain-containing phosphohydrolase, yielding MKRIILILNHRQNQNILKDFLEKEKNYEVIMPEENKSLKDQKVDLIISDYIGFINNQGQIREMKSKANPIFMPVLILVSNEEKNHLTDDILEQIDEFINIPIKKQELEIRLKNLFKIRELSLESEKRYQTLSQNSSAGICIIQDGYVAYSNLSMAVIFNKNREKITDKPFMNLISDSGSDQIKQHQIKEIINNPSLLYEVEKPESFEFQIKTKKAVKWIEVSLFTIHYQGKLSILTIISDITEKKKQEEKMAHLSYHDTLTNLHNRAYLEEEIKRIDVEENFPLSVVVIDVNGLKLVNDTFGHQAGDNLLICVAKILTNACDDAGAIIRWGGDEFVLLFPNSDEKYVEKVTRKIKDAASKSIVETVPVRVAIGYAVKSTSSKPFDDVFKEAEDKMYKNKFEENDSVKKDIIQALLKNLRNKSDETEKHALRMTSISFHFGEELGLAEVELERLSLIATLHDIGKVVISESILKKPGKLTDEEWEKIKEHPEIGWRITRSTENLAHVAEEILSHHERWDGKGYPRGLKEKEIPYLSRIISIVDAYDVMTNDRSYKKAISNKEALNEISKCAGSQFDPELAKVFVKLMKKDEINIL
- a CDS encoding ATPase domain-containing protein; this translates as MSETRIPSGVAGLDQVLKGGFISESAYLVRGGPGTGKTTLGLQFLYDGASNGENTLFITLSEPESKIRGDGVKKGLDMDNINFLDLTPSSDFAGDDMSYNIFSSDEVENLPILQKISEKINAVNPNRILIDGITQLRFVSPDVYQFRKQIVSLIKLATGKGGTMLMLSEASNAVNDDDLQFMSDGVIDLEFSGEERGIRVVKFRGSDFQYGSHSFRLKGDGMIIFPKLDPRESVKDFTFETISSGIPELDELLGGGVEKGTTTLISGPTGVGKTTLGTQFLKEASGRGECSVIYTFEENQESLINRCEAINIPIRKMIEKEKLFIDKINPLDYTPDEFSYLVRNRVEGTGADIVMLDGISGYLVSFGADEGGDKKMLRHLHSLSAYLKNMGVTLILTNEVHNITGDLKVSEYGISHIADNIIFLRYLEIKGELRKAIGILKKRMGDFEKNLRELDITKYGLKVGTPLSKIQGMLTGNLEFVEDKIDHKDGDY
- a CDS encoding DUF2752 domain-containing protein; the protein is MQSLKGYKDIKLKNLNLVRVLEFFLVFLFFTMFIIAVLYVTNTMTFPWYDTCNIRSSTGLLCPTCGGTTATAALLNGDLLQALKSNFFVILSYPVLMYYGFKSTYYVLSGDTLANLRINTKFIFFWIALMVIFTVFRNI
- a CDS encoding aldehyde ferredoxin oxidoreductase family protein, producing MTTLLEINLKTKSIQKKNIESSRKKYIGGLGINTKLLYDLVSPNDDPLSPGNVLIFGAGSLVGSKLPTACRTEVTAKSPLSGLFGTANAGSKWGYNLHCAGIDHVLIKEKSKTPIYLVIDNEKVYLEDAKDVWGFDTYEGTDKLKKKHGKDFSIAIIGPAGENQIRYASIQNDYHASWGRTGMGAVMGSKNLKAVIVRGNNTPEAKHPANLKELKKEAHRRIKNEPTFGPTRKYGSMITSDPFNDIGALPGYNFDSGSIEDWSNHLGRKIYDTKYKEKDLACHSCPVACAHLTKVTEKELNNPTTDYQSKEIKGNKGMEITFAMEFGAKLGLKEIPEILKCVELCDRYGMDVVSSAGSVAYFITSFKAGHFKNVNINFTPEWGDYNSIWNLINMIGKREGIGDLLAEGVKRACQKYPETEKFAYHVKGVELPGRDPRAKMDVWSLGYLTSTRGGDHLRARSPVENLKKGLIDYKTEELGVTREHIENELDMPKKLKDKIFGTPPTGVDIPAMTVYAENLITIINSVGFCIRPPILRSLGPDFYARAMNAFHGDDFTEESIYQAADTIYKLQLEFNYREGSKPASTADYVFPSRFYNESLKSYNSSHSPLKHSPLDKTKIQSLLDEYYKYRSIP